The sequence below is a genomic window from Sphingomonas jaspsi DSM 18422.
GCCGTCGATCTAGGCCCTTCCAAATCCCGTGATTAGACGGTAGTTCTGCAATCCACCCTTCCATAAAATGGAAAGACTAGTGGACCGGTTCGAAGCGATGCGAACGTTGTTGGCCGCAGTCGACGGGGGCAGCCTGTCGGCCGCGTCGCGCGCGCTTCATGTTCCGCTGGCGACGGTCAGTCGGCGCGTGTCGGACCTTGAGGCCCGGCTTGGCGCGCAGCTGCTCGTCCGCACCAGCCGCCGCCTTCAGCTGACCGAAGAGGGCGCAGCCTATATCGCCGCCGCGCGCCGCATCCTCGACGAACTGGACGAAGCCGAACGGACGGTGTCGGGAGAGTATCGCGCCCCGCGCGGAGAACTGGCGGTGACGGCGCCGATCATGTTCGGAAAGCTCCACGTCGCGCCGATCGTCCATGACTTCCTTGCCGCCTATCCCGACGTCAGCGTCCGGCTGATCCTGCTGGATGGGGTCATCGACATCGTCGAGGCGCATATCGACCTGGCGCTGCGGATCGGACACCTGCCCGACTCCGCGCTGGTCGCGCGGCGCCTGGGTGAGGTGCGCTGGATGTTTTGCGCCAATCCCGACTATCTCGACCGCCGGGGTACGCCGGCGCACCCGGCCGAGCTCGCGGACCACAGCTGCATCGCGTTCGAAGGCCTGCAGCGATACCGCGACTGGCCCTATGCCGATGGTGGCCAGACCAAGACTGTGTCGATCAAGTCGCGTTTTTCGGTCAACACGGCCGACGCTGTGGTTGGAGCGGCCGCGGCTGGCCTCGGTGTTGCGCGGATCATGTCCTACCAGGCGGCTCAGACGATCGTCAGCGGCGCAACCCGTCCGATCCTCGACGAATATTGGCCGGCAGCGATGCCGGTTCACCTGCTCTATGGCGCCCGCCAGCAGCAACCGCTGAAGCTGCGCGCATTCCTCGATTTCGTGACGCCGCGCCTGCAGGCGCGACTGGCCGAGATCGGCGCAGGCTGCGGCCTCGCTTGAGGCGTTGTCGGTATAGTTGGTGGCGGTGCTGTCAGACTAACTCGCACTATTCTCTGTTTGGACAGGGCTCGGTCTTTGAGGAGCGGGTTCAGCCCATGAGCGACTGCCACTCGGCCAAGGCCGTCGAGCGGAGTTGCTTGTAGGTCTGTCGGTCGATGAGGTGGCGTTCGGTATTGAAGTGGTTGTGCACGTTGGCATGGACGGAGGCGAACTTCTGTAATGTCTTCATCCTTCGAAACCTCAGCATCGATCGTTCCCGTCGTCGGAATGAGAGGTGGCTGTTCTCCACCCGGTTGTTGGCCCAGCGGCCGATCTCCTGTTTGCTAGTATTGCCGAGCTCGGTCATGGCCGCTCGGTAGGAACGGAGGCCGTCGGTGGTGACGACTTCGGGTCGGCCATAGCGCTTCATCGTCTTCTTCATGACCGTCAGCGCGGCTGCCTTGTCGCGGGTCTCAGTGACAAAGCTTTCGAGGATCTCGCCCTCATGATCGACCGCGCGCCACAGGTAGTGGGTCTCGCCATTGATCTTCACGACCATCTCGTCGAGGTGCCAGCGCCACTGCCGAAAGCCGCGCATTTGGCTGGCCCGCTGGCGGCGGA
It includes:
- a CDS encoding LysR family transcriptional regulator, with protein sequence MDRFEAMRTLLAAVDGGSLSAASRALHVPLATVSRRVSDLEARLGAQLLVRTSRRLQLTEEGAAYIAAARRILDELDEAERTVSGEYRAPRGELAVTAPIMFGKLHVAPIVHDFLAAYPDVSVRLILLDGVIDIVEAHIDLALRIGHLPDSALVARRLGEVRWMFCANPDYLDRRGTPAHPAELADHSCIAFEGLQRYRDWPYADGGQTKTVSIKSRFSVNTADAVVGAAAAGLGVARIMSYQAAQTIVSGATRPILDEYWPAAMPVHLLYGARQQQPLKLRAFLDFVTPRLQARLAEIGAGCGLA
- a CDS encoding IS6 family transposase; protein product: MARPRVPASPFRYFKTSPEVIRLAVMMYVKYPLSLRNVEDLLHERGIDIAHETVRYWWNRFGPMFAADIRRQRASQMRGFRQWRWHLDEMVVKINGETHYLWRAVDHEGEILESFVTETRDKAAALTVMKKTMKRYGRPEVVTTDGLRSYRAAMTELGNTSKQEIGRWANNRVENSHLSFRRRERSMLRFRRMKTLQKFASVHANVHNHFNTERHLIDRQTYKQLRSTALAEWQSLMG